One Cupriavidus pauculus genomic window, TCGATATCGATCATCATCACCACGAACAGGAACAGCACCATCACGGCGCCCACATACACGAGCACGAGCAGGATCGCGAGGAACTCCGCCTTCAGCAGCATCCAGATGGCGGCCGCCGTGAAGAACGACAGTACGAGGAACAGTGCTGCGTGCACCGGATTCTTGGCCGTGATGACTTTCAGTGCGGAGAGCACCAGCACCAGGGCAAAGACATAGAAGATGGTGGTCGTGAGTTCCATGGTCCGTGTCGGATACTTTCGGATACTTCGCCGCGCTTCGCGCAGGCCACCCCAGGGGTGTCCCGCCTTGCCGCGGCATCCTTCAGTTGGGCGCCCCGGTCATTGCCGGGGCGCGCCGATTCGTAAAGCTAAAACCTGCGTATGACGCTTAGCGGTATTTCGCGTCGGCGGCCTTCGCGGCTGCGATCTGCGGCTCGTAGCGGTCGCCCACTGCCAGCAGCATGTCCTTCGTGAAGTACAGGTCGCCGCGCTTCTCGCCGTGGTACTCGAGCAGGTGGGTCTCGACGACCGCATCCACCGGGCACGCCTCTTCGCAGAAGCCGCAGAAAATGCACTTGGTCAGATCGATGTCGTAGCGCGTGGTACGGCGCGTGCCGTCGTTACGCACATCCGATTCGATCGTGATGGCCAGCGCCGGGCACACCGCTTCGCACAGCTTGCAGGCGATGCAGCGCTCTTCCCCGTTGGGGTAGCGGCGCAGCGCATGCAGGCCGCGGAAACGCGGCGAGATCGGCGTCTTCTCTTCGGGGAACTGGACGGTGACCTTGCGCGCGAAGAGATAGCGGCCAGTCAGCGCCATGCCCTTGAAGAGTTCCTTCAGGAGCAGGCTTGCGAAAAAGTCCTTGATCGTGGTCAGCATGACAATTGCTTCCTAATTCAGTGCCAGATGTTCCACGGCGACTTGATCCAGATCGCCACGATGATCAGCCAGCCCACCGTCAGCGGGATGAACACCTTCCAGCCCAGACGCATGATCTGGTCATAGCGGTAGCGCGGGAACGAAGCGCGAATCCAGATGAACACGGACAACAGCAGGAAAACCTTGAACAGCAGCCAGAAGAAACCCGGGATTGCGTTCGTGATGAAGCTCGAGAACGGCGGCGCCCAGCCACCGAGGAACAGCAGCGCAGTCATCGTCGAGATGACGATCATGTTGATGTACTCGGCCAGGAAGAACAGCGCGAACGCCATGCCCGAGTATTCGATCATGTGACCGGCCACGATTTCCGACTCGCCTTCCACCACGTCGAACGGATGGCGGTTGGTTTCGGCCACGCCCGAGATGAAGTAGACGCCGAACATCGGCAGCAGCGGCAGCCAGTTCCACGACAGGATGTTGATGCCCATGTCCGCGAAGTAGCCGGTGTTCTGCCCGTTGACGATCGCGGACAGGTTCAGGCTGCCGGCCACCATCAGCACCGTGACGAGCGCGAAGCCCATCGCGATTTCGTACGACACCATCTGCGCCG contains:
- the nuoH gene encoding NADH-quinone oxidoreductase subunit NuoH — translated: MIDWITSQGHAIFGSVWTPLWILIRAVVIVVPLLLCVAYLILWERKLIGWMHVRLGPNRVGPLGLLQPIADVLKLLLKEVMFPTQVSRGMYIIAPLMVLMPAVAIWAVVPFQAEVVMADVNAGLLYVMAISSVGVYGVILAGWASNSKYAFIGAMRAAAQMVSYEIAMGFALVTVLMVAGSLNLSAIVNGQNTGYFADMGINILSWNWLPLLPMFGVYFISGVAETNRHPFDVVEGESEIVAGHMIEYSGMAFALFFLAEYINMIVISTMTALLFLGGWAPPFSSFITNAIPGFFWLLFKVFLLLSVFIWIRASFPRYRYDQIMRLGWKVFIPLTVGWLIIVAIWIKSPWNIWH
- the nuoI gene encoding NADH-quinone oxidoreductase subunit NuoI; translated protein: MLTTIKDFFASLLLKELFKGMALTGRYLFARKVTVQFPEEKTPISPRFRGLHALRRYPNGEERCIACKLCEAVCPALAITIESDVRNDGTRRTTRYDIDLTKCIFCGFCEEACPVDAVVETHLLEYHGEKRGDLYFTKDMLLAVGDRYEPQIAAAKAADAKYR